The following nucleotide sequence is from Oxalobacteraceae sp. CFBP 8761.
TGGCCGCTTCCTCGCCGAACAGCGTCGACTCTTCGCCCAGGAACTGGCCATAGCGGCGGCGCAACTGCGCCTGATCGTCGCCGATCCGCTCGCTGCGATCACGCATGTCGGCGGCCGCGAGCTTTGTGTTGCGCATGTCGGCGATCAGCTGTTCGGTGTCGATGATGATCTGGCGCTGGCTGCGCAGCGATGCCGGCTTCACCAGCGACGGCATCGCTGCACTTTCTTCTTCGGCTTCCTGCTCCGGCGCCGGGCGCCGCACCGTGTACGTCGGTGACTGCACGGTCTGCGCACGGCCCGCGTTGTCGGTCGCGCGGACGAAAAAATACAGCTCGTCGCCCGGCTCCATCGCCAGCTCGCTCAGGGCCCATGTCCTGGACCAGTTGCGCAACTTCGGATTGCTCGACGCCGGCAGCGGCATCTCGCGGTCCGTAAAGCGCACGTTCTCGCCGCTGCCCTGCGCAAGCGTCATGTGCAGTGTCGCACGGGTGATCCGGTAGTCGTCCTTGACCTGGACCGTCATCGTGGTGCCGGTCGCGTTGTCGCGCAGGTCCTGGATCATCTGCGCCGGGGCGCTGATCGTGATCTCGGGCGGCGCATCGGGAATCACGCGCAGCGTGTGGCGCGCGCCGCGCCAGCGCCAGACCACCGATTCGGTCGCCGTCCAGCGCGCGCACTGTTCACCGGGTTCGAGTGTTTCACCGTTACCCAGCTCGATTTTATTGTTGCCGCCCGTGCCACCGGTCAGGCACCACGTCACGACCGTCTGCTCAGGCACCTGCAGGTCGCGCGGCGCCGATTCAGATGCCGCCACGCCCGTATAGGCGGGTGGGGCAAGCTTGATGTTCAGGCCAGCCAGCGTGGCGGCCGTTGCACTGCTGACGGGACTGGGCGGCGTGACCGCACCCTGCTCCGACGGCCGCGTGGTCGCGTACCACACCATCCCCGCAAGCACCGCGCTGACCAGCAGGATCGGCAGACCGCTCGATACATGCTGGCGCGCGATCTGGCGCAGTTGCTGGCGCGAGACGGCCGCATCGAGCCGTGCGAACAGGCGCTGCTGCTGCAGGCGCGCGATCGGTGTGTCGGCCGCGTTGAGCAGGGCCGCGCTATCTTCCATCTCGGGCACCGCACCATCGAGCCACGCCGGCCATTCATACGCCACGCGGCGGCGCAGCTTGACCCAGTCCAGCGCGCACCAGCCGGCCCAGGCCAGCAAGCCCGGGCCCGACGGAATGACCAGCCAGGGCAAGGCCCCGCCGATCCAGAGCGGCATGCGGCGCAGCTGGGCTGCGCGCCATACGCGTTTGGTGATCTCAACGCCTCCGTGCATGCGCGAGACTCCTTTCAAGGACGAACAAGCCAACCAGGATGGCCAGCAGGATGTCGCGCAGTGCGCCGCTTGGCGCCGGTGCGTTGGCGCCTTTCGAGGCGGCGAACGTTTGCGACGGCAAGGTGTAGGGACGGGGCCCGATGTGCAGCCGCTGCCAGGTGTCGAGCAGCGCACGTGCGGCGTCGACATCCTGCGGCGGCCATGCCGGATGGTGCCACAGGCGGCCGCGCGCACTGTCGGCGTACTGCAAACCGTTCAGCGTGCGCGCCTTGGCCAGCTCGGGGAACGCCGCCGGGTTGGTCACCCACCACAGCGATGCACGCAGCGCCGCAGGCGGCGCCTCGGTACGGTCCCAGATGATCAGGTCCGTCCTGGCGCCCGGTGCATCATCCACGACGATCTTCTCGACGCCATCCTGCGCCGCAAACAGGCGGCGCCAGGCTTGCGGGCGCTCGCTGGCAATGACCACATGCCGCTCGACGTTGGCTGGCACGGTCGGCTGCGTGCGCACCGTGATGTCACGGCCAAACACCGGCTTCGTGGCCGGCATCGGCACGTCGCCCAGCACCAGCAGGCGCGCGTCGCCAGTCCATTCGCGTTCATGCGTGTGCAACCAGGGCAATGCCTGCGCCGCCGGCAGCGTCACGCGCTCGGCCCCAGCCAAGCCGGCTTGCCCCACTTCGCGCTCGACCCAGACCTTATCAGCGCCCGCAGTCACGACCACCGTGTCGCCGCGCCACGGGTAGACCGGGTCAGCCAGCCAAGCGATGAGCACCGCGAGTAACAAGCAGCGCACCAACAGCAGCAGCGGATCGCTCCAGCGCCACACGCGCGTCTGTTTCGGCTCGGTGCGCGGCAAGAAACGCGCAGTGG
It contains:
- a CDS encoding BatA domain-containing protein is translated as MNALWWFALPVLLLPVWWHRRKRVQNQAALMATARFLPRTEPKQTRVWRWSDPLLLLVRCLLLAVLIAWLADPVYPWRGDTVVVTAGADKVWVEREVGQAGLAGAERVTLPAAQALPWLHTHEREWTGDARLLVLGDVPMPATKPVFGRDITVRTQPTVPANVERHVVIASERPQAWRRLFAAQDGVEKIVVDDAPGARTDLIIWDRTEAPPAALRASLWWVTNPAAFPELAKARTLNGLQYADSARGRLWHHPAWPPQDVDAARALLDTWQRLHIGPRPYTLPSQTFAASKGANAPAPSGALRDILLAILVGLFVLERSLAHARRR